Within the Paracoccus liaowanqingii genome, the region CAGCCTCCGGCGCGCCAAGCGTCCCGCTGCGATACTCACGCCGCCAGATCGAAAGCAGCGACCGCGAAATCCCATACCGGCGTGCCGTCGCCGAACCTTGCCGGAAACCGCGCAGGCTCTCCTCGACGATCCGGATCTTATCCTCGTCAGTCCAGTGCCGACGACGGCCAACCTCATCGGCGGCGAAGATCTCGATTGGTGAAACAACTGAAGCGTATGACATAAGGCAATGCCTTAAGACTATTTGCTCAATCAGAGCAGACGGCCCTCACCGCAGGCTTACTTACCTTCGATCTGAAACTTTTTTGTCAGTAGGGTCGACATATTCTTCCGCTTTACAAAATTACCCGTATAAGTTGAATTCGGTAGAATTTTGCAGAGGCCGGCGTGCTTTGTTGTTTCAGACACGCAATAGGAGACGCACAATGTTAAAGAGTCCGTTCAAGGCCCTATTGGTGGGCGGCCAGATCGTCGCCTCCAGCCTGATGGCCACCACAGCCATTGCCCAAACTACGCAGATCAAGACCCTACAGGGTTCGACGGTGATTGTTCCCGACAGCGCGCTAGAGGAATCTCCTTCGGGGGGGTTCGTCGCCGAGGGTGATTACCCGCCCCTTGAAAGCATCGAGAACTATGAGGCGATCGCGGAAACCCTGTCCGATCAGGGATATTCTGATATTTTCATCCAACGCGAAGGACCAATTCTGACCGTCACCGCACAGCGTGCAGGTATACCAACCGAGCTGGTCTATAGTACAGCCAACGGCCGCCTTGTTTCGGTTGATGGGGTGGAGACCCGTGCGGAACCCGAAGGATCGTCGGCAGGTGACGATGGTAGCCAGGCAGCGGCCGGCACTTCGGATGAAGGTGACGATAACGATGCCTCCGATACCCCAGGAGGCGATGACGGCGCGGGTGATGATGGTAATGCCGGCGCCGATGGTGGTTCGGATGCGGGCGATGGTACCGATGGCGGGGCCAACGGTGGCTCGGATGGGTCCAGCGGGAGCGAGGCGGATGGTGGCTCGGATGGCAGCAATTCAGACGGCGGTTCCGGTAGCGGCTCGGACGGTGGTTCCGACAGTGGTGATTCGGATGGCGGATCGGACAGCAACGGCTGATATCCGTCAGGCAAAGGTTCAATCATAAGAAAACCCCCGCGTCCCGGCGCTGCGGGGGTTTTCACATGACGCAAGTCAGATATGGCTGGAACAGGAAGTGGTTCCCATGCACGTAAAAAGGGGCAGCGCAATTCATGCGCTGCCCCGTGGGTCTGGCTGTCTTTCACCGATAGATATACATAACAGTCCGGTTTTCGGGATTGATGAGCACCGTCTGACCGTTGATCTGGGCGTAGCGGTAGGCGGGCTGCTCGGGGACCTCGTACAGGGTCACCTCGTCCGGAACGCCCGCACCAATCACCACCTCCCCGTCGAGATAGACAGGCTCTACCGTGTTGGACGTGACATAGGTCGTCACTTCCGTGGTCGGCTCCGCGTTTGCTTCGGCACCGGCGACGGATCCGATCGCCGCGCCGGCCAAGGCGCCGACGGGTCCTGCGATCAATGCGCCCATGGCCGCACCACTCAATCCGCCAACAGCCGCATCCTGCCCGGTAGTTGGATCCTCCGCCGGCGCTTCGATGATCGTCACGCCGACAGTCTGGCGGTTAGGATACAGCGATACCACCTCATCGCCTGCGGTCACATTCAGGTAGTCCCCGTAAGCCCAACCTTCCACAGCGCCAGAGGCGACCTGGCACCAGTTAGCGCTATCGATGCAGCCAAGAACGCTCACGTCCTCGCCCACCATGATGGCGCCGATGACCGGATGCTGAACACCCGGACCCGACCGGACATTCAGATCGGTCGACACCGTCGCGGATGTCTGGGCCATAGCTGCAGGTACCAGGGACATGCTGATCAGCACCGTGGCGACAAAGCGTTTTTGCATCTCTTGATCCTCCAAAGCGCCCGACATTCCGGTCGCTTACTGCACAACCTTTGGTTGCTGCATCGGTTCCCTTGCTGGGTCATAGGTCCCAGCTAGTGGTCCGAGTCTGACACTTGCTACCGATTTCCCCTGATATCATCGAGGGCATCGAGCGCGCGGCGTTCGCGGGTGATGATGTCTTCGGCGGTCTTGCTCCAGACGAAGGGCTTCGGCTTGGCGTTGTGCTGCAGCAGGTAGTCGTAGATCGTGTCCTCGAGATCGACGACGCTGGAGTAGCTGCCCCGCCGGATGCGCTTTGCGGTGATCTCGGCGAAGAAGCGCTGGACCAGGTTCAGCCACGACGCGCTGGTGGGCGTGAAATGCAGCTTGAAGCGCGGGTGCTTCTCCAGCCAGGCCAGCACCTCGGGCGTCTTGTGGGTGGCGTAGTTGTCGAGCACGAGATGGATGTCGCGGGGTTTCTTCACCGCCCGGTCGATCCTGCGCAGGAAGGTCAGGAATTCCTTTGCGCGGTGGCGCGGCATGCAGTCGCCGATGACCACGCCCGACTTGACGTCCAGCGCGGCGAAGAGCGTGGTGGTGCCATGGCGCTTGTAGTCGTGGGTCATGGTCGCTGCGCGTCACTTCTTCAGCGGCAGGCCGGGCTGGGTCCGGTCCAGCGCCTGGATCTGGGATTTTTCATCGACGCACAGCACGACGGCCCTTTCCGGCGGGTCGAGATAGAGCCCGACGATCTCGGTCACCTTCGCCTCGAACATCGGGTCGTTCGAGACCTTGAACCCCTTGACGATATGCGGCTTCAGCCCCGCATCCGCCCATATGCGCCCCACGCTCGAGGGCGATATGCCCACCGCCTCGGCCATCGTAGCTCGGCTCCAGTGCGTGGCATTGGGCGGCGTTTCCTGCACCGTCTTGGCGATCACCTTCAGCCGAACCTCCCTGGGCAGGGGCGGCACCCGCGACGGCCGCGTCTTGTCCCGCTTGAGCCCCGGCACGCCTTCATCAAGATACCGCGCCTGCCAGCGCCAGACCGTCGGCTTCGACATGGCCGTCCGCCGCATGATCTCGACGGTTCCCTGACCATCCGCTGTCGCCAGCACGATCTCGGCCCGCCAGGCAAGCTTGCGCGGCGTGGTGCGGTTGCTCACTAAAGCTCGAAGCTCAGCGCGGTCGGTGGGGCCAAGGTAAAGGCAGATGTCGGAGCTTCTCATCCACCGACCATGCCACAGCGGACCGCGGCCGGGAATCCTATGTCAGGTGCAGAACACTAGGGCCCACCCTTATAAGTTTCATATCCCGGAAATGATGATGGTGGCGAGGATGATTGCGTTGAGGAAGAAGTCACCGCATCGCTCATGCGTGTCGCGATCTATAGGGCAAAGAATTATGACTCGATCTCGTGCTATTCGCAAATCTTGCAAGAGTAGCTGTCACATCCCGCGTGATTGTAGGGCCGCTTCCTGAACAGGTCCGGCCGTTGTTTCTGCCAGTCCTTGAGCGCATCGATGGGCGTTCGGCCCTTCAGCACCGATTGCGGAAGCTGACCGTTGTAGAGCCGGACGTAGCGCAGGATGGTCTGTTCGAGATCCTCGCCGCTGCGGAAGCGGTGGCTCTGCAGGACGTCCTCGATCCGGCCGTTGAAGCGTTCGACCATGCCGTTGGTCTGCGGGTGCAGGGGCGGGGCCAGGCGGTGCTCGATGCCGAGGTCGGCGCAGAGGCGGTCGAAATCGTGGTTGCCGGTAGGGCCCCGGCGGCGAAGTCCGAACAGGCGATCGGTGAACTCCTTGCCGTTGTCGGTCAGCACGCGGGTGATCGTCATCGGCGCAGCGCGTTCCAGATCGCGCGAGACAACCGGCGGGCGTTGGCAGCGGTTTTCGCCGGGTAGATGCGCACAAAGACCCACCGCGTGGCGCGGTCGATGGCGACGAACAGATACCGGCGGCGGCTCTCGTCGGCCATCTGCGGCAGATATTTCACGTCGACATGCACGTAGCCCGGCTCGTAAGCCTTGAAGGCCCCGTACGCAGGTCGTGGCAAGGCAGGCTTCAAAGCGCGCAGATTGCCCACGCCATGCCAGCGCAGGCAGCGGTCCAGCCCAGAGCGCGAGACGTGCGGGTTCAGGAACTCCCGCACCACCGACAGCAGGTCATCCAGCGGCAGCAGCAGCGACTTGCGCAGTGCCACAGCTTCCTGTGCCGGCGTGAGCCTCGACTATAGCCTGTGGGGGGTGTGGGATCGGTCATGGACATTGTCCCGGCTCCGCCACTTCCAGACGGTCTGCAGGGAGATGCCGTAGCGCTCCGCCACCCTCCAGGCCGGCTCAGTGCTCGCTTGGATCGCGGCTCGCATCTTCGGTGTCGTCGCTGCCTGCTTGTGAAGAGAGATCAGCATCCTCGCCTCCCGTCCCGAAACTCGCCCAGGATCGATCTTGCCACGAAGAACGCGGTCCGGCGAGGGTCTATGTGATCATCCGGGATAGAACAAGTAGCTCTCGTTGTGATCCAAAGGTAACCACACGAGCTACCGCCGGTACTGTCGACCTAAACGCCTCCCGTTTTGCATCCCGCCATTAAAATGCCTGCTACCGTCTTCCAAGTGATACCGACGCGCCCTCTGTTTAAGCTGGTCCGATCGGATCGTTGTCATTTGCCGCACCGGCAATCGAAATCGGCAGGATAGGCCTGTCGGATCCGTCCCTTTCCGCGAACCCGAAGGCTGACCAATTCGTGACGCTGCTTTAGCGAATAATTCGCGCCTTTGCGGCGTTACAACGTAAGAGTGTTTTCAGGAACTGGCGTGACGGATCAGAGAGATGGGGCGGTTTCGCCCCACATGCGTAAACGGAGAACCGACGAATGAAACGACTTTGTTTGCCGTTGATGATCGCGAGTGCGATCGTATTTACCAGCCATATGGCTCGGGCCGACCCTGACCTTGGAGAAATGGTCGGTACCATCGCGAGAACCCTCCTTGAGCAACAACAGGTCGCGCAGGAGGGCGCGCTGTGGAAAGGGGTGGTGGAAAACGGATCCGCGGCAGCCTACCGGCAGTACCTGAACACCTATCCCGATGGGGCGCACGCGAGAGACGCACGACAACGGCTGTCCAATCTGGAAGCCGGCACGTCGACAGGTAGCAACGCGGCGCGAGCCGAAGCCCAGTTGGGTCTGACGCAGGCGAACCGGATGATCATCCAGCGACGACTGGCAGCACTCGGTCATTACAGATCGGGCATCGATGGCGATTTCGGCGCAGGCACACGCCAAGCGATAGCGGGATGGCAGAAATCCCGCCGGCTTTCGGTCACCGGCTATCTGAATGCCAATCAATCTCGCGTCCTGCTTGAGGGTGGTAGAACCCCCGAGGCACCGACGGCTGGCCTCAACAACTCGGCCTCGTCGGCCGCACAGGTGGAACTGGAGCTTGGGCTGACGCGGAACCAACGTGTGCAGATCCAACGCGATTTGATGACCCTGGGCTATGATCCGAAGGGCGTGGACGGCTTGTTCGGCGCCGGGACGCGGGAAGCAATTCAGTTATGGCAGCGCAGTGGAGGCGAGAGTGTAACAGGCTACGTCACTGCCTCTCAAATCAGATCGCTGCAGACCGCTGCCGCGGCACGTGACACAGGCGCGACGTCAAGCCGAGCCGCGGCGATCGATGAGCAACTGCTTGGGCTAACCCCGACCGAGCGCGTGGAAATTCAGCAACAACTTGTGAGGCTGGGCTATCTAACGGGGCGCTTAGACGGTGTCTTCGGGTCGGCGAGCCGGAAGGCCATTGGCCGGTGGCAGGGTGACAACGGCATGGCGGAAAGCGGCTATCTGACGGCTGAACAGGTGAGAACGCTGCAACGGCAAGGACGCGTCTAGCAGGGCGATATGCAAGCTGTACGGGCATCCACCGGGTAGCATCTGCGCATTCCGGCGTGATCCGGTCGGGGATTCCGATTTAATTCGGTCACGCACTCCAATCAGACCCGGTCAGCCATTCCGGGGCATCCGGTCACCCTGTCGGGGGAGGTTCTGACGCTGCTGGGCAGTCCTGCGGCGGGCTACGCTTGCTCTGTTAAAGAGAGCGGGCAGCCCCATGACGAGACTGACGATGAGGAAAATCAGACTAGCACTGCGGCTGCATGCCAGCGGATTGTCGACGCGGAAGATTGCTGAAAGCCTCGGCGTCGAGCAGAGCACGACGTGCGATTATCTCAAGCAGATCGAGCGCGCCGGTCTGATGTGGCCCCTTGCGGCGGAGATGACGGACGCGGCGTTGGAGGCGCTGCTGTTTCATCCGACCGGCCAAGATGGTTGTCGCTGAACACGGCGGCCCCAACCGTCTCGTCGCGGCTCGGCCGGACTGGCCGGAGATCCACCGCAATCCTCGGCCAGCTGCTTGACCATACCCACGTCCTTAACATACAGGGCCGCAGCTACCAGCTCCGCGATCTCGAAGACGCCCTGAAGGGCTGATCCACGCCATCAACACGCAATGACCGCCGGCCCGCGGCGCGCGCTCTGACCCGTGGCGATCAGCGCGCCCCCGAGCCCGCTGCGTCGCACAACAGCTCGTAACCCTGCATGTCGCCTTAGCTCGTAACACTGGGTGTCGCTGGACAACTGTCCGGGAAGGCAACTGCCGCAGCAATCCGACCGTCGCCCACCATAGCACAGGCCGGGGATTGGACTGGGCCTTCACGCCGCCTGGTCCTCCCAGGCCACGATCCGAACACCGAGGGAGATAAGATAGCGCGCTACAGGGCTATGGAAATCCCCGGAAGTGACAGAGGCATCCATTACGGCATAGATTGACTTCGCCGTCTCATACTCGGCCGCCGAGGTGATGTCCGCGGCTCCGCCGTCGGCATGGAAATGATCGAGGACCGCGTCGACCTGATCCTCCGGCATGCCCGCTGCCAAAAACATCTTCCGATAGTCACGATGCTTCATGTTAGCTCCGCATGCCTGAGTAAAGTGATGGCTATTTCCATGCCTGGTTAGGCCTGGGCGCAGATGGACGATCTACCGTGGCAAGCCTATTGCAACCCAAAGATGAACTTGGTGGTTATGACAGCTGCTTCGACGAGGTCTCGAGCAGTAACGCAAACCGCGAGTCGGTGTAGGCGTCCGGACTTATCTGGAACCTTTTCGTGGCCATCTTGTTCTGTTCTCGCACTACCTTAAGTTGTAACGAAGGAACAGATATGCGCAGGATCTTCCAGAACACGACTGCCATCGCAGCCTGCCTCTCCTTGCTGGCCCCACACATGGCAGCAGCTCAGACGGCAGCTGATGGCGATGCACAGGTGGTGCAGCCCTCCGCAGCAGACGCACCGCAAACCACTGCGACTGAGGCAACCAAATCGGATGCCGCGCCTGTTGACGGCGAGACCGCTGCCGAGACAAGCTCTGATGACGCTGTCGATGCAGGGCCTGCAGCCGCGACGACAGCCGCCGAGGCCCAAACGACTGCAGCAGATGTGGAGGCCACTTCCGAGACAGCTGCTGAAGCGACTTCCGAAGCCGACCCCGCAGGAAATGAAGCGGCGCTGGACGAGGCCATGGCTGCGGAGCAAGACGGTACCGAGGGTGCTACAACTGAAACGACCGGAGCTTTGTCGGAAGCGGAAATGACCGCCACGGATACCGATAGCGCGATCGACGCCACCACGTCGACCACCGCTGAAGCGACTTCGGCTGAGACGACTGCAACAGGCGCGCAAGCCACTTCCGATGCGGCGGGGGCGGAAGCTACCGCCGACGCCGACGCCGCCGGCAACGAGGCGGCGCTGGACGAGGCAATGGCTGCGGAGCAAGTCGGCGTCGAGGGGACCACTCCCGAGGCGAGCGGGGCGGCGTCAGAAGCGGAAATGTCCGCTCCGGAGCCTGATAGCTCAGTCGAAGCCACGACATCGACCAGCGCTGAGGCTGCTTTAACGGAAACGACAACGACCTCTCCTGTCGGAGCTGAAGCCGAAGCCGACATGTCCGGTGCTGATACGGCGACGACAACTGCTACCGGGGCCGACGCGACTGAAACTGCGACCCAAGGCGAAGCCGCGGTCGGGTCGGATGCAACCGATACAGATGTGGCACCGGAGGCCACTACCGAGGTCAGCGACGCACCCACCGCGGCCGCGTTGGACGATTCGGCCAGCGCCGAGATTGTCGAGGAAGAGGTAACCGAAGAAAACAGTCGCTCGTCCAACGAGGATTTCGCCACCACTCTGCAACAGGCCACCTCGATCGACGGCAGTCAGGAGCGTTCCAGCGACAATGACGACAGCAATGATTTGACCAAGGCTATTCTGCTGGGCCTGGGCGGTGTGGCTGTGGGTGCAATGCTGAGCAACAACCGCCAGGTCGCGCTGTCGACCTCTGACCGTATCGTCGTGACACGTCCCGATGGCACCCAGCAACTGATCAAGGATGACGTCGCTTTGCTGCGCCAGCCGGGCTCAACCGTTGCAACCGAGAACTTCGATGACGGATCTTCGCGCACCGTCGTTATGCGCTCGGATGGCAGCCGCGTCGTAACGATCCGAGATGCCGATCTGCGCGTCCTGCGCCGCACGCGGATCTCGGCTGACGGCACGCAAACTATCCTCTTGGACGAGACCTCGGTTGTGGAGCCTGTTGATGTCGCAAGCCTGCCAAGCCCAGCCCAAAGCTTTGGTGGCGCCACTACCGATCTGGACGAAGCACAACTGCGCGATGCCCTTATGGGAGAATTGGCCGTCGACCGACGTTTCAGCCTAACGCAAATCCGCGACATCGCGGAGGTTCGTTCGTTGGTCGCTTCCGTAGACGTTAATGCCGTCACGTTCGAGACAGACTCAGCAGCCATTGACGCTGACCAAGCCAAGATGCTGACAGCCCTGGGGAACGTCATCCGCGACGCGATCGATAGTAATCCGAACGAGATTTTTTTGGTCGAGGGGCATACGGACACCGTAGGTGACCCCGCGGCCAACCTCGCCTTGTCAGACCGTCGCGCCGAGTCCGTTGCGCTGGCCTTGAGTGAGTACTTCCAGGTTCCGCCGGAGAACATGGTCGTTCAGGGTTATGGCGAGCAGTTCCCGAGGATCCTGCAGGAAGGCGACGTTCGCGAAAACCGACGAGCATCGGTCCGTCGCATTACCGATCTCTTGCAGACTGCTTCCAACTAATCGGTCTGATAACCAAGGCTTGCTGGCGGTCCCTTGACGGGACCGCCAT harbors:
- the tnpA gene encoding IS66-like element accessory protein TnpA: MSYASVVSPIEIFAADEVGRRRHWTDEDKIRIVEESLRGFRQGSATARRYGISRSLLSIWRREYRSGTLGAPEAGGGFVPLVMAGAPPAPAERPSREVDDARIDITLTNGRRMTIPVSLAASHLAALLAVLDPR
- a CDS encoding DUF1236 domain-containing protein, which translates into the protein MQKRFVATVLISMSLVPAAMAQTSATVSTDLNVRSGPGVQHPVIGAIMVGEDVSVLGCIDSANWCQVASGAVEGWAYGDYLNVTAGDEVVSLYPNRQTVGVTIIEAPAEDPTTGQDAAVGGLSGAAMGALIAGPVGALAGAAIGSVAGAEANAEPTTEVTTYVTSNTVEPVYLDGEVVIGAGVPDEVTLYEVPEQPAYRYAQINGQTVLINPENRTVMYIYR
- a CDS encoding peptidoglycan-binding domain-containing protein, whose protein sequence is MKRLCLPLMIASAIVFTSHMARADPDLGEMVGTIARTLLEQQQVAQEGALWKGVVENGSAAAYRQYLNTYPDGAHARDARQRLSNLEAGTSTGSNAARAEAQLGLTQANRMIIQRRLAALGHYRSGIDGDFGAGTRQAIAGWQKSRRLSVTGYLNANQSRVLLEGGRTPEAPTAGLNNSASSAAQVELELGLTRNQRVQIQRDLMTLGYDPKGVDGLFGAGTREAIQLWQRSGGESVTGYVTASQIRSLQTAAAARDTGATSSRAAAIDEQLLGLTPTERVEIQQQLVRLGYLTGRLDGVFGSASRKAIGRWQGDNGMAESGYLTAEQVRTLQRQGRV
- a CDS encoding helix-turn-helix domain-containing protein, encoding MTRLTMRKIRLALRLHASGLSTRKIAESLGVEQSTTCDYLKQIERAGLMWPLAAEMTDAALEALLFHPTGQDGCR
- a CDS encoding OmpA family protein produces the protein MRRIFQNTTAIAACLSLLAPHMAAAQTAADGDAQVVQPSAADAPQTTATEATKSDAAPVDGETAAETSSDDAVDAGPAAATTAAEAQTTAADVEATSETAAEATSEADPAGNEAALDEAMAAEQDGTEGATTETTGALSEAEMTATDTDSAIDATTSTTAEATSAETTATGAQATSDAAGAEATADADAAGNEAALDEAMAAEQVGVEGTTPEASGAASEAEMSAPEPDSSVEATTSTSAEAALTETTTTSPVGAEAEADMSGADTATTTATGADATETATQGEAAVGSDATDTDVAPEATTEVSDAPTAAALDDSASAEIVEEEVTEENSRSSNEDFATTLQQATSIDGSQERSSDNDDSNDLTKAILLGLGGVAVGAMLSNNRQVALSTSDRIVVTRPDGTQQLIKDDVALLRQPGSTVATENFDDGSSRTVVMRSDGSRVVTIRDADLRVLRRTRISADGTQTILLDETSVVEPVDVASLPSPAQSFGGATTDLDEAQLRDALMGELAVDRRFSLTQIRDIAEVRSLVASVDVNAVTFETDSAAIDADQAKMLTALGNVIRDAIDSNPNEIFLVEGHTDTVGDPAANLALSDRRAESVALALSEYFQVPPENMVVQGYGEQFPRILQEGDVRENRRASVRRITDLLQTASN